One window of Candidatus Phytoplasma solani genomic DNA carries:
- a CDS encoding Bax inhibitor-1/YccA family membrane protein has protein sequence MKILTKLFDALLNPSKKIRHMLRPKNKHQDIDYVLGKKIKSLQTEKANKEILKATTYRSVFIKFFIVTTITFLTALIIYFKFDSPESIFKFIKEYNLPDYGSPHAENYKSRLVSDYVVFVYLISISFGCICWAIGFYLYNPFLKFATFILSFCLGCFMGSIFFTLNFYSNIKGIAALIPSIITITFLTTIFIIISISCLYYAKKILVTPQVRNFTVMFCLFTYLSSSFIILFKIFSRNHFDFKNNWWYLLLVLLLTIAQLIVGALTWVVTLNSVDLFVEQKIPQKYEWLLISVLVLVLIQIFFSILQIIVIIMRMLKLTNKK, from the coding sequence ATGAAAATATTAACTAAGTTGTTTGATGCTTTATTAAATCCTTCTAAAAAAATAAGACATATGTTAAGGCCTAAAAATAAACATCAAGATATAGATTATGTATTGGGTAAAAAAATCAAATCTTTGCAAACTGAAAAAGCTAACAAGGAAATTTTAAAAGCTACGACTTATCGTAGTGTCTTTATTAAGTTTTTTATTGTTACAACAATTACTTTTTTAACAGCTTTAATCATTTATTTTAAATTTGATTCACCTGAAAGTATATTTAAGTTTATTAAAGAATATAATTTACCTGATTATGGGTCGCCGCATGCAGAAAATTATAAAAGCCGCTTAGTAAGCGATTATGTGGTGTTTGTCTACTTGATAAGTATTAGTTTTGGCTGTATTTGTTGGGCTATCGGTTTTTATTTATATAACCCTTTTTTAAAATTTGCTACATTTATTTTGAGTTTTTGTTTAGGATGTTTTATGGGTTCTATTTTTTTTACGCTTAATTTTTACAGCAACATTAAAGGAATAGCAGCACTCATACCTTCAATAATTACAATCACTTTTTTAACTACTATTTTTATAATTATTTCGATATCTTGTTTATATTATGCTAAAAAAATTTTAGTTACACCTCAAGTGCGCAACTTTACTGTGATGTTTTGTCTTTTTACTTATTTGTCTAGCTCATTTATAATATTATTCAAAATATTTTCTCGTAACCATTTTGACTTTAAAAATAATTGGTGGTATTTATTATTAGTTTTATTGTTAACAATTGCTCAATTAATAGTTGGCGCCTTAACTTGGGTAGTAACATTAAACAGTGTTGATTTATTTGTTGAACAAAAAATACCTCAAAAATATGAGTGGCTTTTAATCAGTGTTTTAGTTTTAGTATTAATTCAAATTTTTTTCTCTATATTGCAAATCATTGTAATAATTATGAGAATGTTAAAGTTAACTAATAAGAAATAA
- a CDS encoding transcription antitermination protein NusB — protein MNNQKSNKKARLLRIEMIKLLYQYDFYSNDLSFQSKELEKEIKSIFQKIIIKLPCIDEIIIKNLYNYKLSRLNKVDKAIIRLATFELLEKTIPHAVIIDEAVELTKQFCNLNNEKQHKFNNKLLDEINKELQIK, from the coding sequence ATGAATAATCAAAAAAGCAATAAAAAAGCAAGATTATTGAGAATTGAAATGATTAAATTATTATATCAATATGATTTTTATAGCAATGATTTATCTTTTCAAAGTAAAGAGTTAGAAAAAGAGATTAAAAGTATTTTTCAAAAAATCATTATAAAACTGCCATGTATTGATGAAATTATTATTAAAAATCTATATAATTATAAGTTAAGTCGTTTAAATAAAGTTGATAAAGCTATTATTCGTTTAGCTACTTTTGAATTGTTAGAAAAAACAATCCCTCATGCCGTAATTATTGATGAAGCAGTAGAATTAACAAAGCAATTTTGTAACTTAAACAACGAAAAACAACATAAATTCAACAATAAATTATTAGATGAAATCAACAAAGAATTACAAATCAAATAA
- a CDS encoding FAD-dependent oxidoreductase, giving the protein MKVIIIGCTHAGTAAAKTIKKNNPQTDIVVYERNDNISFLSCGLALYVGGVIKDSRGLFYSNPDELINMGITTKLEHDVIKVDFEKKEILVKNLENKQEFKDNYDKLVIAAGSWPVIPPIEGMNSKNVLLSKNFNQAKEIIAYSKKVKKITVVGAGYIGIELAEAFTLKKKEVVLIDAEPRIMAKYLDKEFTDVAQKELTNHGVKLALGQRIAGFEVKDNLVTRVKTDKDSFETEMVVMCISFKPNTQLFAQSLKISPNGALIINEYMQTSNPDVYACGDCVNVYYNPNQEVKYMPLATNAVRMGTLVGLNLIKNQIKYLGTQGTSGIKIIDLNISSTGLTETVAKDSGKNYDTVTIKDANRPEFMPEFETVTLKIIFDKDSRKILGGQIISRMDLTEKINTLSVCIQNEMTVEQLAFVDFFFQPHFNKPWSLLNLAGLKALEKKSSTNIKKK; this is encoded by the coding sequence ATGAAAGTTATAATCATTGGTTGCACTCACGCAGGAACTGCTGCTGCTAAAACTATCAAAAAAAACAATCCTCAAACTGATATTGTAGTTTATGAAAGAAATGATAACATTTCTTTTCTTTCCTGTGGACTTGCTTTGTATGTTGGCGGAGTTATCAAAGATAGTCGTGGTCTTTTTTATTCCAATCCTGATGAATTAATCAACATGGGAATCACTACTAAATTAGAACATGATGTTATAAAAGTAGATTTTGAAAAAAAAGAAATCTTAGTCAAAAACTTAGAAAATAAACAAGAGTTTAAAGATAATTATGATAAATTAGTAATTGCAGCTGGTTCTTGGCCTGTTATTCCGCCAATTGAAGGAATGAATAGCAAAAACGTTTTATTATCAAAAAACTTTAATCAAGCTAAAGAAATTATTGCTTACAGCAAAAAAGTTAAAAAAATAACAGTAGTAGGTGCAGGTTATATCGGTATTGAATTAGCAGAAGCTTTTACTTTGAAAAAAAAAGAAGTTGTTTTAATTGATGCTGAACCTCGCATTATGGCTAAATATTTAGATAAAGAGTTTACTGATGTAGCCCAAAAAGAATTAACTAATCATGGAGTTAAATTAGCTTTAGGACAAAGAATAGCTGGTTTCGAAGTGAAAGATAATTTAGTCACTCGCGTTAAAACAGACAAAGATTCTTTTGAAACAGAAATGGTTGTTATGTGCATTAGTTTTAAACCTAACACTCAATTATTTGCTCAATCTTTAAAAATTTCTCCTAATGGGGCTTTAATAATTAATGAATATATGCAAACATCTAATCCTGATGTTTATGCTTGTGGTGATTGTGTTAATGTTTATTACAACCCCAATCAAGAAGTAAAATACATGCCTTTAGCAACTAATGCTGTTAGAATGGGGACTCTTGTAGGTTTAAACTTAATCAAAAATCAAATCAAATATTTAGGAACTCAAGGAACTAGCGGAATCAAAATTATTGATTTAAACATTTCTTCTACTGGTTTAACAGAAACAGTTGCTAAAGATTCAGGAAAAAACTATGACACTGTCACCATTAAAGATGCTAACCGACCTGAATTTATGCCTGAATTTGAAACTGTTACTTTAAAAATTATTTTTGACAAAGATTCTCGTAAAATTTTAGGAGGACAAATTATTTCTCGAATGGATTTAACAGAGAAAATAAATACTTTAAGTGTTTGTATCCAAAACGAAATGACAGTCGAACAGTTAGCTTTTGTTGACTTTTTTTTCCAACCTCACTTTAATAAACCTTGGAGTTTACTCAATTTAGCAGGGTTGAAAGCTTTAGAAAAAAAATCTTCAACAAACATTAAAAAAAAATAA
- the lepA gene encoding translation elongation factor 4, with the protein MNITKTKERQQRIRNFSIIAHIDHGKSTLADRILELTGTIDKRMMQAQILDSMDLERERGITIKLNAVQIIYQAKNKQEYIMHLIDTPGHVDFSYEVSRSLVACEGALLVIDAAQGIQAQTLANVYLAKDNNLAIIPVLNKVDLPSADIPKVKEEIQEILNIDPNLAIIASGKTGIGVIDILERIITHIKPPQGEIQSPLQALIFDSYFDPYKGVVPSIRIINGIIKKGDKIIFMASKQIYEVVEVGVYNPKQITKDYLAPGDVGYLTAAIKSINHVRVGDTITSYHLPALKPLSGYKKMNSVVFCGLYPIEINKYEALKEALEKLKLNDSSLIFEPESSSALGLGFRTGFLGLLHMEIIQERISREFGVEVIATAPSVIYHVYTLKGGKLLVDNPSNLPSPQTIEKIEEPFIKATIICPEIYIGKVMELSQKKRGSLQNIEYIDQQRTKINYLLPFSEIIYSYFDKLKSLTKGYASFDYEIDEYQVSKLQKMDILLNGEIIDALSLIVHKDFAYEKGKAICETLKEFIPKQMFEIPIQAALGKKIIARETIKAMRKDVTAKLYGGDITRKKKLLEKQKKGKKKMKTLGKVELPQKAFLAILSTK; encoded by the coding sequence ATGAACATAACAAAAACCAAAGAAAGGCAACAACGGATTCGTAATTTTTCTATTATTGCTCATATTGACCACGGAAAATCAACTTTAGCTGACCGTATTTTAGAACTAACAGGAACTATTGACAAAAGAATGATGCAAGCCCAAATTCTTGATTCAATGGATTTAGAAAGAGAAAGAGGGATTACCATTAAATTAAATGCTGTCCAAATTATTTATCAAGCTAAAAATAAGCAAGAATATATTATGCATTTAATTGATACTCCTGGTCATGTTGATTTTAGTTATGAAGTTTCACGTTCTTTAGTTGCTTGCGAAGGGGCACTTTTAGTTATTGATGCCGCTCAAGGAATTCAAGCACAAACTTTAGCCAATGTTTATTTAGCCAAAGATAATAATTTAGCGATTATACCTGTTCTTAATAAGGTTGACCTCCCAAGTGCTGATATTCCTAAGGTTAAAGAAGAAATTCAAGAAATCCTTAATATTGATCCAAATCTTGCAATTATTGCTAGTGGCAAAACAGGGATAGGTGTTATTGATATTTTAGAAAGAATTATAACTCATATTAAACCTCCACAAGGTGAAATTCAAAGTCCTTTACAAGCTTTGATTTTTGATTCTTATTTTGACCCTTATAAAGGGGTAGTACCTTCAATTAGAATCATTAATGGAATAATTAAAAAAGGTGATAAAATTATTTTTATGGCAAGCAAGCAAATTTATGAAGTAGTAGAAGTTGGGGTTTATAACCCTAAGCAAATCACCAAAGATTATCTAGCTCCAGGAGATGTTGGTTATTTGACTGCCGCTATCAAAAGTATTAATCATGTAAGAGTGGGAGACACTATTACTTCTTATCACTTACCCGCTTTAAAACCATTGTCAGGATATAAAAAAATGAATTCTGTTGTTTTTTGTGGTCTTTATCCTATCGAAATTAACAAATATGAAGCTTTAAAAGAAGCTTTAGAAAAATTAAAATTAAACGACTCTTCTTTAATTTTTGAACCAGAAAGTTCTTCAGCTTTAGGTCTAGGTTTTCGAACGGGTTTTTTAGGTCTTTTGCATATGGAAATCATCCAAGAACGTATTAGTCGCGAATTCGGAGTTGAAGTAATTGCAACAGCTCCTTCTGTTATTTATCACGTCTACACCCTGAAAGGGGGGAAACTTTTGGTTGATAATCCTTCTAATTTGCCATCCCCACAAACAATTGAAAAAATTGAAGAACCTTTTATTAAAGCAACTATCATCTGTCCTGAAATTTATATTGGTAAAGTGATGGAATTGTCGCAAAAAAAAAGAGGTAGTTTACAAAATATCGAATATATCGATCAACAAAGAACCAAGATAAATTATTTGTTACCTTTTTCAGAAATTATTTATAGTTATTTTGATAAATTAAAATCTCTTACAAAAGGTTATGCTTCTTTCGATTATGAAATTGATGAGTATCAAGTTTCAAAATTGCAAAAAATGGATATTTTGTTAAACGGAGAAATAATAGACGCTTTATCTTTAATAGTTCATAAAGATTTTGCTTATGAAAAAGGGAAAGCTATTTGCGAAACTTTAAAAGAATTTATTCCAAAACAAATGTTTGAGATTCCTATTCAAGCCGCTTTAGGAAAAAAAATTATTGCTCGTGAAACCATTAAAGCTATGCGTAAAGATGTAACAGCTAAACTTTATGGAGGAGATATTACACGTAAAAAAAAATTGCTGGAAAAACAAAAAAAAGGTAAAAAGAAAATGAAAACTTTAGGTAAAGTCGAATTACCACAAAAAGCTTTTTTAGCCATTTTGTCAACTAAATAA
- a CDS encoding TldD/PmbA family protein translates to MMNKEDIQKILTFALEQGADFAELFFENTSSETLKVIGEEVTSINNNNIFGVGMRLLKGFDEIYGYTNQIDYDSVLVLVEKMKHSFQGAKTSVIPLKKSQSFIKSVQKPFDSISKKEKTKKLLKLSKIMKKYDSKIIQSIVTLSEKKQQVLIANSLGVYQKDQRNYIRCGLVAVAQLGQEMQEAFEGPGRFMGLEFFDQINLEAIALNVAIQAVSLLQAQPLKPQIMPVVINHGFGGVIFHEACGHPLEATAIAKGLSPFSNKMNKKIASEVVTAYDNGNIEGAWGRLNFDDEGRKTQKNLLIEKGILKGYLIDFRNSRKMKMEPTGSARRQSYKYPPTSRMNSTYIEKGNETPEQIIKDTPYGLYAKSLGGGTVVPATGEFNFVVNEGYLIEQGKLTTHVKGAMLIGYGADILKKIDRVADDLVLGQGMCGSVSGSLPVDVGQPTIRVKEMIVGGGKTS, encoded by the coding sequence ATTATGAATAAAGAAGATATTCAAAAAATTTTAACTTTCGCTTTAGAACAAGGAGCAGATTTTGCTGAATTATTTTTTGAAAATACTTCTTCTGAAACTCTTAAAGTTATTGGAGAAGAAGTGACTTCTATCAACAATAATAATATTTTTGGAGTGGGGATGCGTTTGTTAAAGGGTTTTGATGAAATTTATGGTTATACTAATCAAATAGATTATGACAGTGTTTTGGTTTTAGTTGAAAAAATGAAACATTCTTTCCAAGGAGCAAAAACATCTGTTATTCCTTTAAAAAAATCACAATCTTTTATCAAAAGTGTTCAAAAACCTTTTGATAGTATTTCTAAAAAAGAAAAAACAAAAAAATTATTAAAATTATCAAAAATAATGAAAAAATATGATTCTAAAATAATTCAATCAATAGTTACTCTCAGTGAAAAAAAACAGCAAGTTTTAATTGCTAACAGTTTAGGGGTTTATCAAAAAGACCAAAGAAATTATATTAGATGTGGTCTAGTTGCAGTAGCTCAATTAGGACAAGAAATGCAAGAAGCTTTTGAAGGACCAGGCCGTTTTATGGGGTTAGAATTTTTTGACCAAATAAATTTAGAAGCAATTGCTCTCAATGTAGCTATTCAAGCGGTTTCTTTGTTGCAAGCTCAACCGTTAAAACCTCAAATCATGCCAGTTGTTATTAATCATGGTTTTGGGGGGGTTATTTTTCATGAAGCATGCGGTCATCCGCTAGAAGCAACTGCTATTGCTAAAGGACTTTCTCCTTTTAGCAATAAAATGAATAAAAAAATCGCTTCCGAAGTAGTAACAGCTTATGATAATGGTAATATTGAAGGGGCTTGGGGTAGACTTAATTTTGACGATGAAGGACGCAAAACTCAAAAAAACCTTTTAATTGAAAAAGGAATTTTAAAAGGATATTTAATTGATTTTCGTAATAGTCGTAAAATGAAAATGGAACCTACCGGTTCTGCTCGTCGACAGTCTTATAAATATCCTCCAACTTCTCGCATGAATTCAACTTATATTGAAAAAGGCAATGAAACCCCAGAACAAATCATTAAAGATACTCCTTATGGTCTTTATGCTAAAAGTTTAGGTGGTGGAACTGTTGTTCCTGCAACAGGAGAATTTAATTTTGTCGTTAATGAAGGTTATTTAATTGAACAAGGTAAATTAACAACTCACGTTAAAGGTGCAATGTTAATTGGATATGGCGCCGATATTTTAAAAAAAATTGATCGTGTTGCTGATGATTTAGTTTTAGGTCAAGGAATGTGTGGTTCTGTTTCTGGTTCTTTACCAGTTGATGTCGGACAACCCACAATTAGAGTCAAAGAAATGATTGTAGGGGGGGGTAAAACATCATGA
- a CDS encoding superoxide dismutase, whose translation MHFTLPHLHFSYDALEPFLDKKTMELHHSKHHQTYVNNLNDALKKYPHINFSLEEILTDLSLIPQDIRQIVRNNGGGHLNHSLFWNILKLNHGTSPQGLLKDLINRDFGSLESFKNSFRDVSKSIFGSGWAWLILNHKNHLEIVSTFNQDVVLNQGKPLLALDVWEHAYYLNYQNRRIDYIEAFFNVIDWKQVETNLKNNYNE comes from the coding sequence ATGCATTTTACTTTGCCTCATCTTCATTTTTCATATGACGCTTTAGAGCCATTTTTAGATAAAAAAACAATGGAACTTCACCACTCTAAACATCATCAAACATATGTTAACAATCTTAATGATGCCTTAAAAAAATACCCTCACATTAATTTTTCTTTAGAAGAGATATTAACTGATTTATCTTTGATTCCTCAAGACATTAGGCAAATAGTCCGTAATAATGGGGGAGGACATTTAAACCATAGTTTATTTTGGAATATTTTAAAATTAAACCATGGAACTTCGCCACAAGGTCTTTTAAAAGATTTAATTAACCGTGATTTTGGTTCTTTAGAATCATTTAAAAACTCTTTTAGAGATGTTTCTAAAAGTATTTTTGGTAGTGGTTGGGCTTGGCTTATTCTTAATCATAAAAATCATTTAGAAATTGTTTCTACTTTCAATCAAGATGTTGTTTTAAACCAAGGAAAACCTCTTTTAGCTTTAGACGTTTGGGAGCATGCTTACTATTTAAATTATCAAAACCGAAGAATTGATTATATTGAAGCTTTTTTTAATGTTATAGACTGGAAACAAGTAGAAACTAACCTTAAAAATAATTATAATGAATAA